Proteins found in one Actinokineospora alba genomic segment:
- a CDS encoding short-chain dehydrogenase/reductase yields the protein MKRDLTGRRLVVTGAARGIGANVARLAVARGARVALIGLEANRLKALADELGPAASWREADVRDGGSLQLAIDESADVMGGIDLLVANAGVVAYGTVRQAEDTAFERVIDVNLTGTFRTLKYATPHLVRSGGHVTVVASALSFLALPSMSSYGASKAGVEMLALAYRQEVAHLGVTVGLVHPSWVETDLVKGAERDIPSFVRMRSELPYPGNVTTSVEKAAGAIVDGLATRRARVYVPRAVGAVAWAKAAAGSAVGWLWVRRFAGRWVPTLEREIQALGRNEQLVPGEAEARSRARSEPALDRRQGRPRT from the coding sequence ATGAAACGAGACTTGACGGGCCGAAGGCTTGTGGTGACCGGGGCCGCACGCGGCATCGGGGCGAACGTGGCACGGTTGGCGGTCGCCCGGGGTGCACGCGTCGCGTTGATCGGTCTTGAGGCCAACCGACTGAAGGCGCTAGCCGACGAGCTGGGTCCGGCCGCGTCCTGGCGTGAAGCCGACGTCCGCGATGGCGGGTCCCTTCAGCTCGCGATCGACGAGAGCGCGGACGTGATGGGAGGCATCGACCTCTTGGTGGCGAATGCGGGAGTGGTGGCCTACGGGACCGTGCGACAGGCCGAGGACACGGCTTTCGAGCGGGTAATCGACGTAAACCTCACGGGCACTTTCCGGACCCTCAAGTACGCGACGCCGCACCTCGTGCGCAGCGGGGGACACGTGACGGTGGTGGCCTCGGCGCTCTCGTTCCTCGCCCTGCCCTCGATGTCGTCCTACGGCGCGAGCAAAGCGGGCGTCGAGATGCTCGCCCTGGCCTACCGCCAAGAGGTGGCCCACCTGGGTGTCACGGTGGGCCTGGTGCACCCCTCGTGGGTCGAGACCGATCTGGTCAAGGGCGCGGAGCGCGACATCCCCTCGTTCGTCCGGATGCGCAGTGAACTGCCGTATCCGGGCAACGTCACGACCAGTGTCGAGAAGGCGGCGGGTGCGATCGTCGACGGGCTGGCGACTCGTCGGGCCCGGGTGTACGTCCCGCGCGCGGTCGGTGCGGTGGCCTGGGCGAAGGCCGCCGCGGGCTCCGCGGTCGGGTGGCTCTGGGTGCGGCGCTTCGCCGGCAGGTGGGTGCCTACCCTCGAACGTGAGATCCAGGCGCTTGGGCGGAATGAGCAACTCGTGCCGGGTGAAGCTGAAGCGCGGTCTCGTGCGAGGTCCGAGCCCGCTCTGGATCGTCGCCAAGGCCGACCGAGAACGTGA
- a CDS encoding MFS transporter yields the protein MSERRDEYLLRAAFIVSTTGDWVFRFALPLLVLQLTGSALLAAFTYALEFVPYVLVGLFSGVVADRADRRRLMIGCDLASSVVIGGIALLCLLEQPPLAAVYVSAFLLACMRPLYFPAFQGFLVDRVAPPRRPVMNAWVQGSESLLNMLGPIAGVGVVAFLGPAVASAVNAVSFILSAVLVLLTSKAGAVVRAHAPLAKALRGMGPDLLTGFRLLFADPVLRSGTILLTVTNFAVHCVEANLVYVVTEATNQSTFVLGITVAAQGAGAVVGAAFVPRLLGRFSEGALLSAGMGALAVALALPAVSTNVLVLAPAWAVAGAATSLIVVGWFTYRQKVVDAAFMGRVVAVNRAISFAAILPAALLGGWMAAALAPAALFAVAGVLQGIAWLATARGLVGKAGRAEPAVEALAAR from the coding sequence GTGTCTGAGCGCCGCGACGAATACCTGCTGCGGGCGGCGTTCATCGTCTCCACCACCGGGGACTGGGTGTTCCGCTTCGCGCTGCCGCTGCTCGTGCTGCAGCTGACCGGCTCGGCGCTGCTGGCCGCGTTCACCTACGCCTTGGAGTTCGTGCCGTACGTGTTGGTCGGCCTGTTCAGCGGCGTCGTCGCCGACCGGGCCGACCGCAGGCGGCTGATGATCGGCTGCGACCTGGCCTCCTCGGTCGTCATCGGCGGCATCGCGCTACTGTGCCTGCTCGAGCAGCCACCGCTGGCCGCGGTGTACGTCTCGGCGTTCCTGCTGGCCTGCATGCGGCCGCTGTACTTCCCCGCGTTCCAGGGCTTCCTGGTCGACCGGGTCGCGCCGCCGCGCAGGCCGGTGATGAACGCGTGGGTGCAGGGTTCGGAGAGTCTGCTGAACATGCTCGGCCCGATCGCCGGTGTCGGTGTGGTCGCGTTCCTCGGTCCCGCGGTGGCCAGCGCCGTCAACGCCGTGTCGTTCATCCTGTCGGCTGTTCTTGTCCTGCTGACCAGCAAGGCAGGCGCGGTGGTGCGCGCACACGCTCCGCTGGCGAAGGCGCTGCGCGGCATGGGCCCGGACCTGCTGACCGGGTTCCGGCTGCTGTTCGCCGACCCGGTGCTGCGGTCCGGCACCATCCTGCTGACCGTCACCAACTTCGCGGTGCACTGCGTGGAGGCGAACCTCGTCTACGTCGTCACCGAGGCCACCAACCAGAGCACCTTCGTGCTCGGCATCACCGTCGCCGCGCAGGGCGCGGGCGCCGTCGTGGGCGCCGCCTTCGTGCCGCGGCTGCTGGGCCGCTTCAGCGAGGGCGCGCTGCTGTCGGCGGGCATGGGTGCGCTGGCGGTCGCGCTGGCGCTGCCCGCGGTGTCCACCAACGTCCTGGTGCTCGCCCCGGCCTGGGCGGTGGCCGGTGCGGCGACGTCGCTGATCGTCGTCGGCTGGTTCACCTACCGGCAGAAGGTCGTCGACGCCGCCTTCATGGGCCGCGTGGTCGCGGTCAACCGGGCGATCTCCTTCGCCGCGATCCTCCCCGCGGCCCTGCTCGGCGGCTGGATGGCGGCAGCGCTCGCGCCCGCGGCCCTGTTCGCCGTCGCCGGTGTGCTGCAGGGCATCGCGTGGCTCGCCACCGCGAGAGGTCTCGTCGGGAAGGCTGGGCGCGCCGAGCCTGCCGTGGAGGCCCTCGCCGCACGATGA
- a CDS encoding alpha/beta hydrolase, producing MIADSKPYTRHDVSFTSGDAGCAAWLYLPAGVRNPPVVILGHGLGAIREMRLDAFAERFAAAGIAAFAFTYRHFGDSGGQPRQLLSIKRQLADWDAAIAHIQGRDDVDGGRVAVWGSSFGGGHSITVAARHPELLAAVSQCPFTDGLASARALGVVASLRILPVVARDLAAKVRGADPVTVPLAGPPGTLALMNAPDALPGYQALIPPGESFVNAAAARVVPTIAMYRPGRSAKKVAMPILFCVSEHDTVTPPEQTLRYASSAPYGEIRTYEAGHFAFYLGEPFEQLVTDQLEFLTRHLQPL from the coding sequence ATGATTGCCGACTCGAAGCCCTATACCCGCCACGATGTCTCCTTCACCTCCGGTGACGCAGGCTGCGCCGCGTGGCTCTACCTGCCCGCGGGTGTCAGAAACCCGCCTGTCGTCATCCTCGGTCACGGCTTAGGTGCCATCCGCGAGATGCGCCTGGACGCCTTCGCGGAACGGTTCGCCGCGGCCGGGATCGCCGCCTTCGCGTTCACCTACCGACACTTCGGCGACTCCGGCGGGCAGCCCCGGCAGCTGCTGTCGATCAAGCGACAGCTCGCCGACTGGGATGCGGCGATCGCGCACATCCAGGGCCGCGATGATGTCGACGGCGGGCGCGTGGCGGTCTGGGGCAGTTCCTTCGGTGGTGGCCACTCCATAACCGTGGCCGCACGACACCCGGAGTTGCTCGCGGCCGTCTCCCAGTGTCCCTTCACCGACGGCCTCGCGTCGGCACGCGCACTCGGAGTCGTTGCGTCGCTGAGGATTCTGCCGGTCGTCGCCCGCGATCTCGCGGCCAAGGTCCGGGGTGCGGACCCGGTGACGGTCCCGTTGGCAGGCCCGCCGGGAACCCTGGCGTTGATGAACGCGCCCGACGCCCTGCCCGGCTACCAGGCGTTGATCCCGCCCGGCGAGTCATTCGTGAACGCGGCGGCGGCGCGAGTGGTACCGACGATCGCGATGTACCGGCCGGGGCGGTCGGCGAAGAAGGTGGCCATGCCGATCCTCTTCTGCGTCAGTGAACACGACACAGTCACCCCGCCGGAGCAGACACTTCGCTACGCGAGCAGCGCGCCCTACGGGGAGATCAGGACCTACGAGGCGGGCCACTTCGCGTTCTACCTGGGCGAGCCGTTCGAGCAGCTCGTCACCGACCAGCTCGAATTCCTGACCCGCCACCTCCAGCCGCTCTGA
- a CDS encoding class I adenylate-forming enzyme family protein has translation MEFVTLPDRRAAQDPHGPAVADRSGSLTNSELLDAVVVVARRLHALGIGAGDVVAVRLNNRIEFVLLLFAAWRLGAVVTPVNPSLTEVEVARQSADSGARLLVVEDESPAPSGVPTLGVGDLHDPVTGPDPVPHVDSSALALLIYTSGTTGVPKGVMLDHANLDAMTAMGRLALEVGPADRGLLILPLFHVNGIVVSVLTPLLAGASVFIADRFRPNTFFELVESERPTFFSAVPTIYSMLAALPEDVRPDTSSVRFAVCGAAPAVAHLLARFEDRYGFPIVEGYGLSEATCGSTVNPVSGLRKAGTVGLPFPGQDLRIIDGAGNELPPGVDGQVVVRGPNVMRGYLGRPDETAAVIIDGWLHTGDVGHLDADGYLTLVGRSKELIIRGGENIYPKEIEDVLASDPAVLEAAVIGMPDDTWGEVVVAFVQARPGATIELDGLKARCATSLSGYKRPKSIHILEALPKNAVGKLDKKSLRNAQTVVT, from the coding sequence ATGGAATTCGTCACCCTTCCGGATCGACGCGCGGCCCAGGATCCCCACGGACCCGCTGTCGCGGACAGGTCGGGATCACTTACGAACAGCGAACTGCTGGACGCTGTGGTGGTGGTCGCCCGTCGGCTCCATGCCCTGGGCATCGGCGCCGGTGACGTGGTCGCGGTGCGGCTGAACAACCGGATCGAGTTCGTGCTCCTGCTCTTCGCCGCCTGGCGGCTGGGGGCGGTCGTGACCCCGGTCAATCCGAGCCTGACCGAAGTGGAGGTCGCGCGGCAGTCGGCCGACTCCGGCGCCCGACTGCTCGTCGTCGAGGACGAGTCGCCCGCGCCAAGCGGCGTGCCGACCCTCGGGGTGGGCGACCTGCACGACCCGGTGACCGGGCCGGATCCCGTTCCCCACGTCGACTCCTCGGCGCTGGCCCTGCTCATCTACACCTCCGGGACGACCGGGGTGCCGAAGGGGGTCATGCTCGACCACGCCAATCTCGACGCCATGACGGCGATGGGCCGACTCGCGCTGGAGGTCGGTCCCGCCGACCGGGGCCTGCTGATCCTGCCGTTGTTCCATGTCAACGGAATCGTCGTCAGTGTCCTCACGCCACTGCTCGCGGGCGCGAGTGTGTTCATCGCCGACCGGTTCCGCCCCAACACCTTCTTCGAACTCGTCGAAAGCGAGCGCCCGACGTTCTTCAGCGCGGTGCCGACCATCTACAGCATGCTCGCGGCGCTCCCGGAGGACGTGCGACCCGACACCTCGTCGGTCCGCTTCGCCGTCTGCGGCGCCGCGCCCGCCGTAGCCCACCTGCTGGCCCGCTTCGAGGACCGGTACGGCTTTCCGATCGTCGAGGGGTACGGGCTCTCGGAGGCCACCTGCGGGTCGACCGTCAACCCGGTATCCGGTCTCCGCAAAGCAGGCACGGTGGGGCTCCCGTTCCCCGGACAGGACCTCCGCATCATCGACGGAGCCGGGAACGAGCTGCCGCCAGGTGTCGATGGGCAGGTCGTGGTCCGCGGTCCCAATGTCATGCGCGGTTACCTGGGTCGCCCGGACGAAACCGCCGCTGTGATCATCGACGGCTGGCTGCACACCGGCGACGTCGGGCATCTCGACGCCGACGGCTATCTGACCTTGGTCGGACGGTCCAAGGAGCTGATCATCCGTGGTGGCGAGAACATCTACCCCAAGGAGATCGAGGACGTGCTGGCCTCGGACCCCGCGGTGCTCGAGGCCGCGGTCATCGGCATGCCCGATGACACCTGGGGCGAAGTCGTCGTCGCGTTCGTGCAGGCCCGACCAGGCGCGACGATCGAGCTCGACGGACTCAAGGCACGCTGCGCCACGAGCCTGAGCGGGTACAAGCGGCCCAAGTCGATCCACATCCTCGAGGCACTGCCGAAGAACGCCGTCGGCAAGCTCGACAAGAAGTCACTGCGCAACGCCCAGACCGTCGTCACGTAA
- a CDS encoding enoyl-CoA hydratase/isomerase family protein — MAAEVRGTLEIEDRGAVLVARVDGGPLGLFGNDIAEQLAALVDRADGDPNVHAVVFTGTHPERFVSHAEVRWLQEGGAAVPPVGVRGASALAYTAKGVNRAGGLRALLGKTPLWPAVQLERVHQTFLKMNRSGVIFVAALNGSALGLGAEFSWANDLRVMADGDFFIGQPEVLLGIMPGGGGTQRLTRLIGTHRSLLAIIEGKPFTPAEAVAIGAVDDVVAPEQVLTRAIELAEHFGSRTKGSIAAIKRSVYFGGSMPLTDGLHVERAEFLATALSTVGQGLMLDYMATTDATGELPLYSPGVYAEALEAGTVPGIRNGTAVKP; from the coding sequence ATGGCAGCAGAAGTCAGAGGAACGCTCGAGATCGAGGACCGTGGCGCCGTGCTGGTCGCACGGGTCGACGGCGGTCCGCTCGGGCTGTTCGGCAACGACATCGCGGAGCAGTTGGCCGCTCTGGTGGACCGGGCCGATGGTGACCCGAACGTCCACGCGGTCGTCTTCACCGGGACACATCCGGAGCGTTTCGTCAGCCACGCCGAGGTCCGCTGGCTGCAGGAAGGGGGAGCGGCGGTCCCGCCGGTCGGCGTGCGGGGCGCGTCCGCGCTCGCCTACACGGCCAAGGGCGTCAATCGTGCGGGCGGGCTGCGGGCGCTGCTGGGCAAGACACCACTGTGGCCCGCGGTCCAGCTCGAGCGGGTGCATCAGACGTTCCTGAAGATGAACCGCAGCGGTGTCATCTTCGTCGCGGCCCTCAACGGTTCCGCGCTGGGCCTGGGCGCGGAGTTCAGTTGGGCCAACGACCTGCGGGTCATGGCTGACGGTGACTTCTTCATCGGCCAGCCTGAGGTGCTGTTGGGCATCATGCCCGGCGGTGGCGGGACTCAGCGGCTCACGCGGCTCATCGGCACCCACCGCTCGCTCCTCGCCATCATCGAGGGCAAGCCGTTCACCCCCGCTGAGGCAGTGGCGATCGGGGCCGTCGACGACGTTGTCGCACCGGAGCAGGTCCTGACGCGGGCCATCGAGCTGGCTGAGCACTTCGGTTCGCGGACGAAGGGTTCCATCGCCGCGATCAAGCGGTCGGTGTACTTCGGTGGCTCGATGCCGCTGACCGACGGTCTGCACGTGGAGCGCGCGGAATTCCTCGCCACCGCACTGTCCACAGTGGGGCAGGGGCTGATGCTCGACTACATGGCGACAACCGACGCGACCGGCGAGTTGCCCCTCTACAGCCCGGGTGTCTACGCGGAGGCCCTCGAAGCGGGCACAGTGCCGGGAATCCGCAACGGAACAGCGGTGAAGCCATGA
- a CDS encoding alpha/beta fold hydrolase has product MTIVRTPGYVMTEHHFTVPLNHRTPTGETITVFAREVADPDGRDRPYLVYLQGGPGQESPRPTKYPATPGWLERALRDYRILLLDQRGTGLSTPVQTPLAGTAAEQAEYLTHFRADSIVADAEHIRAQLGGQPWSVLGQSFGGFTTLAYLSTAPEGLREAFFTGGLPPIATHPDEIYRTTYEKMALRSRMYFERYPGDAERVRKIHRRLADDDVRLPNGDRLTGRRFRQLGHLLGMSDGAERLHYLLERDVDATAFRYDALALTPFDGRNPLYAVIHESSYADGFATRWSAERTLPTEFEDDVELFTGEHVYSWMFDEYQDLRPWKDTANLVADHEWPALYDAEVLAKNEVPTAAVIYADDPYVEREFSLDTAAQVRGLRPWLTNEFEHNGLRSSGGIILDRLINLARGSA; this is encoded by the coding sequence ATGACCATTGTGCGAACCCCCGGCTATGTGATGACAGAGCACCATTTCACCGTCCCGTTGAACCACCGGACGCCCACCGGCGAAACGATCACGGTGTTCGCACGTGAGGTCGCCGACCCCGACGGGCGCGACCGCCCATATCTGGTGTATCTGCAGGGCGGGCCGGGGCAGGAATCGCCGCGACCGACGAAATACCCGGCCACTCCCGGATGGTTGGAGCGGGCGCTTCGCGACTACCGTATCCTGCTTTTAGACCAGCGTGGGACGGGATTGTCGACGCCCGTGCAGACGCCGCTCGCTGGGACAGCAGCGGAGCAGGCCGAGTATCTCACGCACTTCCGAGCCGACTCGATCGTCGCCGACGCCGAGCACATTCGCGCGCAATTGGGTGGACAGCCGTGGAGCGTGCTCGGGCAATCGTTCGGCGGATTCACCACGCTCGCCTATCTCAGCACCGCTCCCGAAGGTCTTCGGGAAGCGTTCTTCACCGGCGGACTGCCGCCGATCGCCACGCACCCGGATGAGATCTACCGGACCACCTACGAGAAGATGGCGCTGCGCAGCCGCATGTATTTCGAGCGCTACCCGGGCGACGCAGAGCGCGTGCGGAAGATCCACCGCCGCCTGGCCGACGACGATGTGCGGCTGCCCAACGGGGACCGGCTCACCGGGCGCCGGTTCCGGCAGCTCGGCCACCTGCTGGGCATGAGCGATGGCGCCGAAAGGCTGCACTACCTGCTGGAACGCGACGTCGACGCGACCGCGTTCCGGTACGACGCGCTGGCGCTCACGCCGTTCGACGGCCGCAACCCGCTGTACGCGGTGATCCACGAATCGTCCTACGCCGACGGCTTCGCCACCCGGTGGTCGGCGGAGCGGACGTTGCCCACGGAATTCGAGGACGACGTGGAGCTGTTCACCGGTGAGCATGTGTACTCGTGGATGTTCGACGAATACCAGGATCTGCGCCCGTGGAAGGACACCGCGAACCTGGTGGCCGACCATGAATGGCCCGCGCTCTACGACGCCGAGGTGCTCGCGAAGAACGAGGTCCCGACCGCCGCGGTGATCTATGCCGACGACCCGTATGTGGAGAGGGAATTCTCCCTCGACACGGCGGCGCAGGTTCGCGGGTTGCGGCCGTGGCTGACCAACGAATTCGAGCACAATGGTTTGCGGTCGTCCGGTGGAATCATTCTGGACCGGCTGATCAACCTCGCTCGCGGAAGCGCGTGA
- a CDS encoding NADP-dependent oxidoreductase has protein sequence MKAFVVEKYGKDGLRAAEVPEPVVGDHDVLVRVSATSINPLDKMVRDGEFKQLLKYRKPFVLGHDVAGVVKRVGSAVRGFQVGDEVYARPRDLRIGGFAEFIAIDQRDVAPKPASLTLHEAAAVPLVALAAWQILVDRAAVKPGQKVLVHAGAGGLGSTVIQLAKHLGATVATTTNTATVDLVRSLGADVVLDYTQEDFSTRLSDYDLVLDSLSGDNLKKSLTVLKPGGLAIGVAGPPDAGFAKQLGAPSVLGVAMNALSRTIRKQAKALGVRYEFFFMRADGSQLRELAALYDSGALRPVIDRTFPFERTLEAMAFVEQGRTKAGKVVVSMSHEPDGGTSAITRDL, from the coding sequence ATGAAGGCATTCGTCGTCGAGAAGTACGGCAAGGACGGGCTGCGCGCCGCCGAGGTACCCGAGCCGGTCGTCGGAGACCACGACGTCCTGGTGCGGGTGAGCGCCACCAGCATCAACCCGCTGGACAAGATGGTCCGCGACGGCGAGTTCAAGCAGCTCCTGAAGTACCGGAAGCCGTTCGTCCTCGGCCACGACGTGGCAGGCGTGGTGAAACGGGTCGGCTCCGCCGTGCGCGGCTTCCAGGTCGGCGACGAGGTCTACGCCCGTCCACGCGACCTGCGGATCGGCGGCTTCGCGGAGTTCATCGCCATCGATCAGCGCGACGTGGCGCCCAAGCCTGCCTCGCTCACCCTCCACGAGGCAGCCGCGGTCCCGCTGGTGGCCTTGGCCGCGTGGCAGATCCTTGTCGATCGCGCGGCAGTGAAGCCGGGTCAGAAGGTGCTCGTCCACGCCGGGGCGGGCGGCCTCGGCTCGACGGTCATCCAACTCGCCAAGCACCTCGGCGCCACCGTCGCCACGACCACCAACACTGCGACCGTGGACCTCGTTCGGAGCCTTGGCGCCGACGTTGTCCTCGACTACACCCAGGAAGACTTCTCAACCAGGCTGTCCGACTACGACCTGGTGCTCGATTCCCTGAGCGGGGACAACCTCAAGAAGTCGCTGACAGTCCTGAAGCCAGGCGGCCTCGCCATCGGTGTCGCGGGCCCACCTGACGCCGGATTCGCCAAGCAACTCGGCGCTCCGTCGGTCCTGGGTGTGGCGATGAACGCGCTCAGCCGCACCATTCGCAAGCAGGCCAAAGCCTTGGGCGTGCGCTACGAGTTCTTCTTCATGCGAGCCGACGGCTCCCAGCTGCGCGAACTCGCCGCCCTGTACGACAGCGGCGCGCTCCGCCCGGTCATCGACCGGACCTTCCCGTTCGAGCGGACACTCGAGGCCATGGCGTTCGTCGAACAGGGCCGCACCAAGGCAGGCAAGGTCGTCGTCTCGATGAGCCATGAGCCCGACGGTGGAACTTCGGCGATCACCAGGGATCTGTAG
- a CDS encoding phospholipase D-like domain-containing protein yields MTPLRALIDKVDERLGDGVEHLLCAHHQRRLRALGWSEVFSPGTQGGFSERAPVRSGNRIEVLVDGEEALAGMQAAIEQADSHVHIANWHASPDFRLTRSPGARPLRELLASTAERVDVRLLLWAGPPVPLFQPSRQLVRDAREEFTRGTKVRCVLDARERTLHCHHEKILVIDDSTAFVGGLDFTALQGDRHDSNAHPADRPIGWHDVVVKVQGPIVADVAEHFRRRWTEVAGEDLPAPRVSAPAGPSRAQLLRTVPDKTYDFAPRGDFTVLDGYLRALRSARRLVYLENQFLWSPEIADVLIDKLCDPPEDRFRLVLLLPRKPSNGADTTRGQLGRLLDADDGNHRLLATTISAHDGEQSAPVYVHAKVAIVDDEWMTIGSANLNEHSLFNDTEVNIATDDAELIRATRLRLWAEHLQRPADEVAGDPIDVVDHLWRPTAREQADREAQDLPRTHRLTLLPGVSRRSGRLQGPLRGLLVDG; encoded by the coding sequence GTGACCCCTCTCCGAGCATTGATCGACAAGGTGGACGAGCGGCTGGGCGACGGCGTGGAACACCTGCTGTGCGCCCACCACCAGCGGCGGCTGCGCGCGCTCGGCTGGTCGGAGGTGTTCTCCCCCGGCACCCAGGGCGGGTTCAGCGAGCGGGCGCCGGTCCGGTCCGGCAACCGGATCGAGGTGCTCGTCGACGGGGAGGAAGCCCTCGCGGGGATGCAGGCCGCGATCGAACAGGCCGACTCGCACGTGCACATCGCGAACTGGCACGCGAGCCCGGACTTCCGGCTGACCCGATCACCCGGTGCGCGCCCGCTTCGCGAGTTGCTCGCCTCGACCGCGGAGCGGGTGGACGTGCGGCTGCTGCTCTGGGCCGGGCCGCCGGTGCCGCTGTTCCAGCCGAGCCGCCAACTGGTGCGGGACGCGCGCGAGGAGTTCACCCGAGGGACAAAGGTGCGGTGCGTCCTCGACGCGCGGGAGCGAACCCTGCACTGCCACCACGAGAAAATCCTCGTCATCGACGACTCGACGGCGTTCGTCGGCGGCTTGGACTTCACCGCCCTGCAGGGCGACCGGCACGACAGCAACGCCCACCCGGCCGACCGCCCGATCGGCTGGCACGACGTGGTCGTGAAGGTCCAAGGGCCGATCGTGGCCGATGTCGCCGAGCACTTCCGGCGAAGATGGACCGAGGTGGCGGGCGAAGACTTGCCCGCACCCCGGGTCAGCGCCCCGGCCGGGCCCAGCAGGGCGCAACTGCTGCGGACGGTCCCCGACAAGACCTACGACTTCGCCCCGCGGGGCGACTTCACCGTCCTCGACGGCTACCTCCGGGCCCTGCGGTCCGCGCGCAGGCTGGTGTACCTGGAGAACCAGTTCCTCTGGTCGCCGGAGATCGCCGACGTCCTCATCGACAAGCTGTGCGACCCACCGGAGGACCGCTTCCGCCTCGTGCTCCTGCTCCCCCGCAAGCCGAGCAACGGCGCCGACACCACCCGCGGGCAACTCGGCAGACTGCTCGACGCCGACGACGGCAACCACCGCCTCCTCGCCACCACCATCAGCGCCCACGACGGTGAGCAGTCCGCACCCGTCTACGTGCACGCCAAAGTCGCCATCGTCGACGACGAGTGGATGACCATCGGGTCGGCCAACCTCAACGAGCACTCGCTGTTCAACGACACCGAGGTGAACATCGCGACCGACGACGCGGAGCTGATCCGGGCCACCCGGCTGCGCCTGTGGGCCGAACACCTGCAGCGCCCGGCCGACGAGGTGGCCGGGGACCCCATCGACGTGGTCGACCACCTCTGGCGCCCGACGGCCCGCGAGCAGGCCGACCGGGAGGCCCAAGACCTGCCGCGGACCCACCGCCTCACGCTGCTTCCCGGTGTGTCCCGCAGGTCCGGCAGGCTGCAAGGTCCGCTGCGGGGGCTGTTGGTGGATGGGTGA
- a CDS encoding alpha/beta fold hydrolase, translating to MTMITPHQDVDTRTVDVGGTPFAYRDLGPRTGVPVVFLNHLAAVLDNWDPRVVDGIAAKRRVITFDNRGVGASGGATPDSIAAMAKDAVAFIRALGFDEVDLLGLSMGGFVAQVIAEREPRLVRKLILAGTGPAGGKGIDKVTALTLADMARGALTFRDAKYYLFFTRTANGRSHARAFLKRLKERTNNRDKAISARSFRAQLKAISGWGRHEPADLSGIHQPVFVANGDQDRMVPTGNSTDLARRLPNARLEIYPDAGHGGIFQNHAEFVRQALAFLAE from the coding sequence ATGACGATGATCACCCCACACCAGGACGTCGACACCCGGACGGTCGACGTCGGCGGAACGCCGTTCGCCTACCGGGATCTCGGTCCCCGCACGGGAGTGCCGGTCGTCTTCCTCAACCACCTCGCGGCCGTGTTGGACAACTGGGACCCCAGAGTCGTCGATGGCATCGCCGCGAAGCGCCGGGTCATCACCTTCGACAACCGCGGCGTCGGCGCCTCCGGGGGTGCGACGCCGGACTCGATCGCCGCCATGGCGAAGGACGCGGTCGCATTCATCCGGGCGCTCGGCTTCGACGAGGTCGACCTCCTCGGCCTCTCGATGGGTGGTTTCGTCGCCCAGGTGATCGCGGAGCGGGAGCCGCGCCTTGTCCGCAAACTGATCCTCGCGGGCACCGGACCCGCGGGCGGCAAGGGAATCGACAAGGTCACCGCGCTCACCCTCGCCGACATGGCCAGGGGTGCGCTGACGTTCCGCGACGCGAAGTACTACCTCTTCTTCACCCGCACAGCCAACGGCCGGTCGCATGCCCGCGCGTTCCTGAAACGACTGAAGGAACGCACGAACAACCGCGACAAGGCGATCTCGGCCCGATCGTTCCGGGCGCAACTGAAGGCCATCAGCGGCTGGGGGCGCCATGAGCCTGCCGACCTGTCCGGCATCCACCAGCCGGTGTTCGTGGCGAACGGCGACCAGGACCGGATGGTGCCGACCGGCAATTCGACCGACCTCGCCCGGCGGCTGCCCAACGCGCGGCTCGAGATCTATCCCGACGCGGGCCACGGCGGCATCTTCCAGAACCACGCCGAGTTCGTCCGACAGGCCCTGGCGTTCCTGGCGGAATGA